The Gavia stellata isolate bGavSte3 chromosome 1, bGavSte3.hap2, whole genome shotgun sequence genome has a segment encoding these proteins:
- the LOC104264530 gene encoding LOW QUALITY PROTEIN: G-protein coupled receptor 15 (The sequence of the model RefSeq protein was modified relative to this genomic sequence to represent the inferred CDS: deleted 1 base in 1 codon), with the protein MRTAWPEMELTQLSPVTTVTFNYDYDYDDYCQYQHLQHMSTFLPILYTAVFLVGIIGNSILIAALVFKRRVQRLIDVFIINLAASDFIFLITLPFWVDKEASDGSWRVGSFLCKASSYVISVNMYCSILLLTCMSADRYLAIMHPSIARRVRTRSYSSGLCICVWLLSCCLGMPTLLSRELKKQYGKTYCTDKAMTEAKQIMSLMLLILAFFFPLLSILTFYCSITKRLCVHYQGAGKHDKKLRKSIKIVFIVVAAFVISWVPFNLFKLMAILLGLLKQPDCFPDMVAQLGMKVSSPFAFANSCANPFIYYCFDNYIRRAMLRCLCPRVKISSSGNNSDTLDTRLSHSLSNFVTGEYAARKRKRSVSL; encoded by the exons ATGAGGACAGCTTGGCCAGAAATGGAACTCACCCAGCTTTCACCCGTGACTACAGTCACTTTCAACTACGACTACGACTACGATGACTACTGCCAGTATCAGCACCTCCAACATATGTCTACTTTCCTCCCTATCCTGTACACCGCTGTGTTCCTGGTGGGCATCATCGGCAACTCCATCCTGATAGCAGCCTTGGTCTTCAAGCGACGGGTCCAAAGGCTGATCGATGTCTTTATCATCAACCTGGCTGCATCTGACTTCATCTTCCTCATCACGCTGCCATTCTGGGTGGACAAGGAGGCATCGGACGGGAGCTGGAGGGTAGGATCTTTCCTCTGT AAAGCTAGTTCCTATGTCATCTCAGTTAACATGTACtgcagcatcctcctcctcacttgTATGAGTGCTGACCGGTACCTTGCTATCATGCATCCCTCTATCGCGAGACGGGTCAGAACAAGGTCCTATTCCAGCGGACTCTGCATCTGTGTCTGGTTATTATCCTGCTGCTTAGGGATGCCAACCCTTTTGTCCAGAGAACTGAAGAAGCAATATGGAAAAACTTACTGCACAGACAAAGCCATGACAGAAGCCAAACAGATTATGTCACTGATGCTTTTAATCCTCGCCTTCTTCTTCCCGCTGTTGAGTATCTTAACCTTTTACTGCTCCATCACCAAGAGACTCTGTGTGCATTATCAGGGAGCTGGGAAACATGataagaaactgagaaaatcCATCAAGATCGTCTTCATTGTAGTGGCAGCTTTTGTTATCTCCTGGGTTCCCTTCAATCTTTTCAAGCTTATGGCCATCCTTTTGGGACTCCTGAAGCAGCCTGACTGTTTTCCTGACATGGTTGCGCAGCTGGGCATGAAGGTGAGCAGCCCTTTTGCTTTTGCCAATAGCTGTGCCAACCCTTTCATTTACTATTGCTTTGACAACTACATCCGCAGAGCCATGCTCCGGTGTCTCTGCCCACGGGTGAAAATCAGCAGCAGCGGCAACAACTCTGATACTCTGGACACTCGCCTGAGCCACTCCTTATCCAATTTTGTTACGGGGGAGTATGCTGCTAGGAAGAGGAAGCGCTCTGTGTCCCTCTGA
- the CLDND1 gene encoding claudin domain-containing protein 1: protein MMDNRFATALVIACVLSLISTIYMAASIGTDFWYEYHTLSPAENVSEAGRSIWEEFVSEEADEKTYTDALFRCNGTVGLWRRCITVPKNSHWYSPPETDMTTNCISFSLSDQFMEKYIEPGNHNSGTDLNRTYLWRLQFLLPFVSLGLMCFGALIGLCACACRSLYPAIATGVLHFLAGLCTLGLVGCYVAGIELLHKKLPLPGDVRGEFGWSFCLACVSAPLQFMAAALFIWAARTNRKEFTLLKAYRVA from the exons ATGATGGATAACCGTTTTGCTACAGCGCTAGTAATTGCCTGTGTTCTCAGCCTCATCTCCACCATCTATATGGCAGCTTCCATTGGCACCGACTTTTGGTACGAATACCACACCCTGTCCCCAGCTGAGAATGTTAGTGAAGCTGGTAGGAGCATCTGGGAGGAATTTGTCAGCGAAGAGGCAGATGAGAAGACCTACACAGATGCGCTCTTCCGGTGCAACGGCACGGTTGGATTGTGGCGGAGGTGTATCACTGTACCCAAAAACTCTCACTGGTACAGCCCACCAG AAACTGATATGACTACAAACTGCAtcagtttttctctctctgatcAGTTTATGGAGAAGTACATAGAGCCTGGAAATCACAATAGTGGCACGGATTTGAATCGGACTT ATCTCTGGCGATTGCAGTTTCTCCTGCCCTTTGTCAGCCTTGGCCTCATGTGCTTTGGGGCTCTGATTGGGCTCTGTGCTTGTGCCTGTCGCAGCCTGTACCCTGCCATTGCCACCGGAGTCCTCCATTTCCTAGCAG GGCTTTGTACGCTGGGCCTGGTTGGCTGCTACGTAGCTGGGATTGAGCTGCTCCATAAGAAGCTGCCCCTGCCTGGTGATGTGAGGGGTGAATTCGGCTGGTCCTTCTGCCTGGCCTGTGTCTCGGCGCCTTTGCAGTTTATGGCAGCTGCTCTCTTCATCTGGGCGGCTCGCACCAACAGAAAGGAATTCACTCTCTTGAAAGCGTACCGTGTAGCATAA